Genomic DNA from Candidatus Kaiserbacteria bacterium:
TTGAACAGTTGAATAATCCCTCTTGCCTGCTATGAGTGGGTCAAGGAACGGCGTTTCCTGGTTTGCAATCGTAATAAGAAACGTCTCGCCAAGAATTATGAGAATTGGCGCAGTTTCAATATCAATATCCTGCACATCAAAGGGGTAACGGGTGAAAAAATATGATATTGAGCCATCTTTTTCAAAACGTGGCACCTCAAAGACGTCCCGACTATCATCAATAATAGCCTCATCAAAACCATACTTTTCAATGAGTTCCTTAAGTTCTTCATCAGTAGGCTTCACTACATGTGTCCACACACCAGCTTTCGCCTCCAAAACGGTTTCGACTTCTGTGGAGTCACTTTGGCGAAAATAATGCGTTATCATAATCTACAGTGTATATCAGAAACGAAATAAACCTGCAATGTTTTGCTTTCATATTGTGTACAACCTCGCATTTTTTTGAAAGGAATGCTATTATCGGGGTCATGAAATCGGTATGGTGCTGGTTTCGTGTTGAAAAAATTACTTTTCCAGTTCTTGTTCACAAAGGAGGTCTGCAATGAAATTCCGCCAAGGAATTATTCGTACTCTTGTTAAGTCAGTGATTGACGATTTACTCTACAATGTTCGCCAACTTCCAGGAAAGATCAAGCGTCAACTCTGGAATAAACGCATACTTTTGTGGTGGTCTCGTCTCTGGATTCGCAAAGACGAGTTTCATTCATCGCTCAGTTTAGATACATCCGCGATGATAGAAATGACCAAAGACGAGTTAGCTGTGTATCTCAGAGACATCGTGAGAAGACGCAATATTGCACACAACAGAGACTTAGAGGGTTCTTAGTCTCAGGGGAAGCTTGTCTTCCCCGCTTTTAAAGTAAAATCTAAAAGTTTTACATCGGGGTGTATCTTCGCCTAACGGCTCGATACATTCCCTCTTCGCTCGGAAATCAAAAAGTCTGTGCTTCGCACACATCCTCTCAGGAATGTTTTAAAATCAAGCGAGCTTTATTTTAAAACATTCCTGAGAGGATGACCGACACTTTTTGATTCCTCTCGCTACATCGGGGTGTAGCATAGTGGTAGTGTACTCGGTTTGGGACCGAGTGGTCCGGGTTCGATTCCCGGCTCCCCGACAAATACTAAAATACCAGTCTTTTGACTGGTATTTTAGTATTCTGTCGCTAGGGAATCGAAGCTGATGCGAGAAATTTTTCGAGTGAAGCGAAGAAAAATATCCGCATCGGGTACTGAAACTGTAAGTTTCGATATTCCCGGCTCCCCGACAAAAAACGCAAAAGCCCTGATTTCTCAGGGCTTTTGCGTTTTTTGTCGGGGAGAGGAAGCAAACAATTTTGCTTCCGTCCGGAATCGAACGCCGGAACGATGTGAGTTTACGAACGAGTGAGGCGTGTCCCGCGGCACTTAGCGAGTTTACGAGCTTAGTGACCGTCAGGACGATTCCCGGCTCCCCGACAAAATATACGAAAGGCCGCTAGTCACAACTAGCGGCCTTTCGTATATTCAATCACATATTAATCGTTCCACGTGGAACTATAATGCTTGTTTCATATGAAACAAGCATTATAGTTATTCGAAAATTACATTCTCTATGAAATTAATCTTCCCGTACTTTTCACGTGGAACTAGACGTATTGCTACAATATCAATTACGAAATCACCAAAATACTTTCTTTCATCAAGCCAGATGCTAATTGTGTTTTTTAACTTCTTTTGCTTATATGCATGCACATTCTCCTCAGGGCGCCATGTTTTATGTGAAACTGCTCTTTCTAGATCACTCATTGTTTCATATGAAACAGTCTTTACTTCAATAAAATGGACCTTGCCACTAGTTTCACGTGCAACAATGTCGATTTCACCGCATTTTTTATTATAGTTTCTCTCAACAAGAGTAAGGCCTTTCCGCCTAAGCCAATTTGCAGCAATTTCCTCTCCCATTTCCCCAATTTCGTTGTGTTTAGCCATGTTTCATATGAAACTACATGTAAATTTGTTCCACGTGGAACCATTTTAAGTAAATTGCTTAGAATTTGAGCAGAAACTATATTTAAAGCCGTTTTTTAAAGACATTGCTCTTTTATGTATTTGTCCTTTATACACATATCCACCTGCTTTTCCCCAGTTTTTGGATTTTTTGATTATTTTTGTCGATATGTCCTTTATATTGAAGATAGTGTCTTTTATAATGTATTAGCCTAGTTTATCATCATAACTAAACTTAAGTCTTGCACACTGTGCACTATCTTCTACGATTTGGAAGTTTGTGGCCGGGGAGAATCGGTGTCCAATTCTAATTCGTTGACTCTGGTTTACTTATGATTTTCTAATTGTATCTTTGGTTCTATAATTTGGGGTCAAGTTTCTAAATTCACTTCGTTCATTAAGAACTTCCTCCCCGAACTCGTCTGTTTTTGCATTATGAATAGTTTCGTCTCAAAATCTATTGTGAGTAAGATTTTGAGACAGACTCAGAAAATATAGTCGCTCCCGCTTCTTATTTTCTGGCCACATGACTCCGTTTCACACACAAGATCAAAAGCAAAGCAGTTTGCTTTCTAACGAAAAAACACCATTTATTCAATGGTGTTTTTTCGTTTCTTGTGTGTGCGACCAGGGGTAATCGAAAACATACTGTTTCAGTACACCTTTTGGCCTAATTCGCTCGTGTCCTCGCAATTTGGCTCAAAAGCTCTTTCGATTACCCATGCAAAATTAAAAAGACCAGGGGAAACCCTGATCTTTTTTAATTTGTGCGGCCAGGGGTAATCGAAACCCCGACTAGTGCTTGGCAAGCACTCGTTATACCACTTAACCATGGCCGCATGTAATCAATACTCTTTTTCAGCGAGTGTTACCCATTTGAGTAGTGTTCGCTTTAAAATTGTATTCCCGATTATAGTATTTCCTACTCCATCATGCAACGTCTGAATTGTATTTTGTTTTTCTAATACTTGATAGCGATGAAACTGAGTAATTGGAACACGAATTGAACGTGACCAGATGCGTGAAACTTTTTCTGGGGAGTGGGTAGGGTAGAGAAGGAGCCAAAATCGTATATTTTCCCGTGGAACGCCGAGATATTCTTGCATAAACGTAATAAAAATACGGTGAGCCGACTTTCGTGATGTGGAGATTCGTATCTGATTACTTAATGAGCAGTCACCAAGGGCTGCATAGAGCATTATCCCTGCAATAAAGGCAGGGAAGTGCTTGTAATGCTTGAAAGATATTGTTGCACTCCGTTCTGCTTCTGCATATTGTTTCTTGAGTTGGTTGCTGCGCGCTTTATTCAGTAATCCAATACGTTTGCCATTTTCCTTTGAGGTACGTTTCTTATTGTCATTGGTAACAGAAATTGACCATGTTTCATGTGAAAGCCAGATACTTACGGTACTTTTTGAGACACCCACAACATGCGCTATCTCGGTATAGGTAAAACCACGCTTACGCAATCTGCATGATTCTTCGTACTGAGCAGATTTACGTATCACAGTATGAGTATAATATATACTTCGTCAATTGTTCGATTTGAGGTGTGTAGAAGCTGGGTTTTAGGTATACAGGTACTTAGTTGGACTCGTCCCGCTTTTTGACCAATTTTTCTTGAGACTGAACGGATTTAGAAAAATGTAAGGTGAATTGCGAAGCAAGAGAAGATACCCTGGGGTAGAAATACTCTTGTGGTGCTAACTCACTACATTTTGTGGTCACGAGTTGCTAAGTGTAATCAAACACTTCGTGTTGATTACACTAAGCACTCTCGACCCCAGCTCGTGGTTTTTCTTCTTTGTGGAAGAAAAACATCACTCCGCCTTGCACAAAAGCCGAACGCAAAGCCTTTTGCGTTCTAAACTAAAAGCCCATTTTCTTAAGAAAATGGGCTTTTAGTTTACTTTTGTGCACCCGGAGGGACTCGAACCCCCAACCCTTTGTTCCGAAGACAAATACTCTATCCGTTGAGCTACGGGTGCAGATTTTATGAGCATACTATTCTTTGAGATAAGAATCAACCAACATTTTCTGCCAAAACTTCATTTTGAGTAGTAGTTCTTTACTCCTCCTGACCTCGATGCGAATACACCCCTTATATAGCGGGCGCTTTTTAATTCCGCGACCACCTGGCTTATAGATAGTTTTTTTGAACTGGTCTTTATGTATATTAAGTTTATTTTTCCACCACTCTTCACAATTTTCGTGTGCGTACAATTTATGTATGAAAAGACGAAAATGCAAATCAGAGTGTTTAATTTCAATAAATCTTTCTAACCACAAAATCATTACTTGAATCATGTCATCGTCTGAGTTTATAAAACTCCATTGATTGACACGTTTTGCTCCCTCAGCCCAATATAGAGAAATGCCACAATGAAAAAATGTATCGTGTTTGTATTGTTGAAACACTTTTTGTGCTTCTTCAAGAAAAACTTGTTCACGAGCAAGACGTCTTTTTCTTAATTCGCTTGCTGCGTTAATTCGTCCCCGCGTTATGTTTGAATCTTTGCGATGTTTAAGCACCTTCCTTTCATCCTCAGTAAGTGGTAAGTCTTTGAGCCAAAGCGACAATGAACTCTTTGCAACATTAACTTCTTTTAAAATTTCATTATATGAGCAACCTTTTCTGCGAAGTTGTATAGCTCGATCTTTCTCTTGAACTAATGTTTTCATGTTTATAACATTATATCATGGTTTGAATAACACACGGCGCAGTTGTGTACATTTCTATGTAAAACCAATACAATAGACACCATGATAGTCCGCAGTGAAATACCAAAGGGAGTACAGCATGTGGCCGATATTCTCGAAAGCCATGGTTTTGAGGCGTATTTGGTGGGGGGATGCGTTCGCGATTTACTTATCGGAAAGCAACCAAAGGATTGGGATATCACCACTGATGCACATCCTAATGAAATAGAGAGTTTTTTCCCAAACACATACATCAACAATGATTTTGGTACCGTAGGAGTGGTAAACGAGGAGACTGAGGATCCGACGCTTAAAATAGTGGAGGTAACGCCATATCGTACCGAGTCTGAATATTCTGACGCACGCAGGCCAGACTCAGTAGAATTTGGGGTTTCTCTGACCGAGGACCTTAAACGACGCGATTTTACCGTAAATGCTATCGCATATCGCCTCAAAGATGAATCAATCGTTGACCTTTTTGGTGGGGAAGAGGATATCAAGCACAAGCGACTCCGTGCAGTAGGGAACCCTACCGAGCGCTTCAAAGAGGATGCACTGCGTATGATGCGTGCGGTGCGCCTTGCGGTGGAACTTGGTTTTGTGATTGAAAGTGAAACCATGTCTGCTATTACTGAAAATAGTACCAATTTAAGTCGTATTTCAAAGGAACGTATTCGCGATGAATTTTCACGTATTCTTGAGTCAAAACAGCCAATGCAAGGGATTATTTTCCTCGAGAAATTGCAATTGCTTCAGTTTGTAGCCCCCGATCTTCTCAGGGGGATTGGGGTAGAACAAAATCAAGCACATGCTTTTGATGTATACGAGCACCTTTTGCGCACCATGCAACACGCTGCCGACAAGGATTGGGAGTTTGATATTCGCCTTGCAGGGCTCTTTCACGACATCTCCAAGCCAGAGACACGACGCTGGTCGGATGAGAAAAAGGATTGGACCTTCCATGGACATGAGGTAGTGGGTGCTAGAGTAGCGAAAAAGGCTTTGCAAGACCTTAAGTTTCCTCGTGAACGTATCGAAAGGATCGTCACACTCATCAGGTGGCATATGTTTTTCTCAGATCCAGCACAAATCACTCTTTCTGCAGTACGCCGCACTATTGCGAATGTAGGGCAGGAGAATATATGGGACCTCCTCAAACTCCGCAGATGTGACCGAATTGGCACGGGAAGGCCAAAAGAACAGCCTTTCAGGCTCCGGAAGTACACTGCCATGGTGGAAGAAGCACTTCGTGACCCTATTTCAGTGAAGATGCTCAAGATTGATGGTTCCCGCATTATGGAACTTACGGGGGAGAAGCCGAGCAAGAAACTTGGTGACACACTAAATGCACTTCTTGAAGAAGTCCTCGACGAACCAGCAAAGAATACGACTGAATACATGGAAAAACGTGCCCTTGAACTCATGCACATGACGGAAGCAGAGCTCGATGCCCTCGGAAAGAGTGGAAAGGAAAAGCGGGAACGAGAAGAAGCCGAAGCTGTTGCAGAATTACACAAAAAGCATAAGGTGGACTAGGTAATATGGTTCGAAAGGAACTCTATTACCACTAAGCCTGTCGTAAAACAATGACTTTTCAGCCCCAACCTGCTAAAGTTTTGGTATGAGTGTTGTACCAAAAATAATTCTGGTTGGGGGTCCCCAAGCAACGGGGAAAACTACTTTAGCCAAAGGCCTTTCGTCTCGATTGGATATACCTTGGATTTCGACAGACCAAATACGAGCAATTTGTGGCATTACCCCTAAAGGGAAGGATTCGTTGATGGAAGAAATAGAAAACAATGAAGATGTTTGGAAAGGGGTGGAGCGTTTCATTAAAAGCCCATTCCCGTGGGAGGCTGTGATTGTTGAAGGGGTGGCCATTCTTCCGCATCTTGTTGCTTCGCTTGATATTAAAGTTAGTCCGATATTTATTATTGATACGGATGAGAAAAGGATTGCTGAGACAATTTACCAAAGAAGTTTACTTCTCTGGATACAGACAAAGACAGAGGAACAGCAGCGAAAAAGGGTTGCGTATATCATCGAGTTCAATAATTTTATAAAAAGTGAGGCAGAAAAATACAATTTTCCAATAATAGAAGTTTCGAAATCAAATCAAGATATTGAAAGAATAATGGAAATGCTTGGTTAAGAGACAGAAGGAAGACACTACTCGTATAACTCACTATGGCTTCCAATAGCCGTGAATATTACAATGTCTCCATCGAGATCCTTAAAAACTACACGAATATCCGCATTCACGTTAAAACTCTTATATCCCTCTAGACTTCCATGAAGTTCATGCACATGAAGCAAAGAATCGGCTCTGTTCTCAAGAAATACGTCTCTTCGTAACCGAAATGCCTCCTGAATACTTCGTGGTAACTTGCGAAATTGTTTCAGGAACTTCTTGTGGATAATCACTTGTATCATGTATTCTTTTTATCGAACAGATATGCATCCATATCTTTTGCATTTGTAAACACAGGAGAAAGATTCTTACCAGTCTTAAGATCTTCTTCTACTTCTTTAATGATTCCTTCTAGATAGGGGGTCATTTTATACCCTGCAGAGAACTGTACAGAGCGAGTACGAATAAACTGCTTGAGTGAGGCAGTGATGAAGGAGGAAAGGGTAAAACCAAGCTCTTCGGCGAGTTTTTGAGCCTCCTCTTTGACTTTTTTATCTGTTTTGATATTTATCATGGTTGTTTTCATATCCAAAGTATATACTTTGGATGTATAGTGTCAACTTGAGGTGTGGCCTTGCCAGACCTTCTCGCAAAATACAATAAAAAAAGCCCGTGGGATTGATAGCCGAGATGAATCTCTGCGCCCAATCCGACGGGCTTTGTTTGGTAGGGTGGTCTGTTCTCGTCTGAGTCAAAGTGGAACATAAGGTTCCAGTGGATGTACCAGATGGTACTGTATCCTAAGTGTGACTCCTTAAATTAGTTTTGGTGAATCTTGTCTGAATCATGTAAATTCAGTGCTTTCATCACCGAGTGTGATGTACTAAGAGTTTTTTTGGAGGTATTAACTCAATTTTATAATGTGCTCTTTAAGGGGTATCTCTCCGATGAGAGTTACCTGCTCGCCCTTTCTGGGCCTATCACTATAGTATGTCCTTTATAATTGAGTGTAAAGGACATACCTGTGTATAAGTGTGGATAACAAAATAATCATGTCCTTTATAAAAGACAAAATTTATAATTGTAATTCCAATTATATTTTGAGCCGTATAATTCACATGCCTTTACAGTGAATTGACACATTTATATTTCGTGTGATTGTATTTCTATAAATCCACTGCTATTTCTAGCGAAACAGGGCAGTGATCGCTCCCTAAAACTTCCGGATGTATGTGTGCCTTTTGTATCATCGGCACGAGTTCTTTTGACGCCATGACGTAGTCAATTCTCCAACCCACATTTCGCTCTCGTGCTGCGCCCCAGTGTGACCACCATGTGTAAAATCCATTTCCTTGTGTAAACAGTCGGAACGAATCTTGGAAGCCCGAACTCATCATTGCATCAAAGCCTGCTCGCTCTTCGAGAGTGAAACCTTTGTTACCTTCGTTTTCTTTTGGTCGCGCGAGGTCATCTGCAGTATGTGCAACATTGAAATCTCCACAAAAAATGACTGGTTTAATTTTTGCGAGGCTATTCATGTACTCAAGATATGCTGGGTCCCAATTCTTTTCACGCATCGGAATACGGGTGAGATCATCTTTTGCATTCGGTGTATACACGGTACTGACGTAAAATGGCT
This window encodes:
- a CDS encoding YraN family protein, with amino-acid sequence MAKHNEIGEMGEEIAANWLRRKGLTLVERNYNKKCGEIDIVARETSGKVHFIEVKTVSYETMSDLERAVSHKTWRPEENVHAYKQKKLKNTISIWLDERKYFGDFVIDIVAIRLVPREKYGKINFIENVIFE
- a CDS encoding helix-turn-helix domain-containing protein; amino-acid sequence: MIRKSAQYEESCRLRKRGFTYTEIAHVVGVSKSTVSIWLSHETWSISVTNDNKKRTSKENGKRIGLLNKARSNQLKKQYAEAERSATISFKHYKHFPAFIAGIMLYAALGDCSLSNQIRISTSRKSAHRIFITFMQEYLGVPRENIRFWLLLYPTHSPEKVSRIWSRSIRVPITQFHRYQVLEKQNTIQTLHDGVGNTIIGNTILKRTLLKWVTLAEKEY
- a CDS encoding HD domain-containing protein is translated as MIVRSEIPKGVQHVADILESHGFEAYLVGGCVRDLLIGKQPKDWDITTDAHPNEIESFFPNTYINNDFGTVGVVNEETEDPTLKIVEVTPYRTESEYSDARRPDSVEFGVSLTEDLKRRDFTVNAIAYRLKDESIVDLFGGEEDIKHKRLRAVGNPTERFKEDALRMMRAVRLAVELGFVIESETMSAITENSTNLSRISKERIRDEFSRILESKQPMQGIIFLEKLQLLQFVAPDLLRGIGVEQNQAHAFDVYEHLLRTMQHAADKDWEFDIRLAGLFHDISKPETRRWSDEKKDWTFHGHEVVGARVAKKALQDLKFPRERIERIVTLIRWHMFFSDPAQITLSAVRRTIANVGQENIWDLLKLRRCDRIGTGRPKEQPFRLRKYTAMVEEALRDPISVKMLKIDGSRIMELTGEKPSKKLGDTLNALLEEVLDEPAKNTTEYMEKRALELMHMTEAELDALGKSGKEKREREEAEAVAELHKKHKVD
- a CDS encoding type II toxin-antitoxin system YafQ family toxin produces the protein MIQVIIHKKFLKQFRKLPRSIQEAFRLRRDVFLENRADSLLHVHELHGSLEGYKSFNVNADIRVVFKDLDGDIVIFTAIGSHSELYE
- a CDS encoding type II toxin-antitoxin system RelB/DinJ family antitoxin, translated to MKTTMINIKTDKKVKEEAQKLAEELGFTLSSFITASLKQFIRTRSVQFSAGYKMTPYLEGIIKEVEEDLKTGKNLSPVFTNAKDMDAYLFDKKNT
- the xth gene encoding exodeoxyribonuclease III, with translation MKIFSWNVNGIRAVLKKGDFERFLSKYDPDILCIQETKAQKDQVEIDLPNYEEYWCSAEKKGYSGTAIFTKYEPLNTVYGIPDEIAQKYALSDSYGDTTKEGRVITLEFEPFYVSTVYTPNAKDDLTRIPMREKNWDPAYLEYMNSLAKIKPVIFCGDFNVAHTADDLARPKENEGNKGFTLEERAGFDAMMSSGFQDSFRLFTQGNGFYTWWSHWGAARERNVGWRIDYVMASKELVPMIQKAHIHPEVLGSDHCPVSLEIAVDL